The following coding sequences are from one Ornithodoros turicata isolate Travis chromosome 1, ASM3712646v1, whole genome shotgun sequence window:
- the LOC135377474 gene encoding tubulin alpha-1 chain-like, producing the protein MRECIFLLVGQAGVQLGNAIWELFCLEHRIEPDGWMMDNTVGASDFVHTFFYESSAGKKVPRAIYIDLEPTVIDEMREGVFRELYHPDMLLTGKEDASCNYARGHYTVGRGMLELALDRVRKLARQCTDLQGFLVCHSFGGGTGSGFTSLLVEHLSAEYAKRTLLGFAVYPANKVSTGVVEPYNGVLTTHATLSHFDSTFMVDNDALYSITKRNLDIDCPGYTNLNRLVGQVVSSITSFLRFKGDVNANLSEFQTNLTPYPRMHFPLVSYAPVISAENKYREHPSVLQITNACFEPGNQLMMCDPTDGRHMACCLHYQGDVVQKEMNDAISALKTRRTIRFADWCQKSFKACINNQPHTVAPGSQMAKAHRTVCAISNSTAIAEAWARLGYKFDLMFAKRAFVHWYINEGMEQEEFCEAREDLAVLESDYEDICVNFDGDTEDSEES; encoded by the exons ATGCGTGAATGCATCTTTCTCCTTGTGGGACAAGCTGGAGTCCAGCTGGGAAACGCAATCTGGGAGCTTTTCTGTTTAGAACATAGAATTGAACCTGACGGTTGGATGATGGACAACACGGTTGGAGCCAGCGATTTCGTCCATACCTTTTTTTATGAATCTTCCGCCGGTAAGAAAGTTCCACGGGCGATTTATATCGATTTGGAGCCGACTGTGATTGATGAAATGCGGGAGGGTGTCTTTCGAGAACTGTATCATCCCGACATGCTGTTAACCGGAAAGGAGGACGCATCTTGCAATTATGCTCGTGGACACTACACTGTTGGGCGAGGGATGCTTGAGCTGGCCTTGGACCGTGTCCGTAAGCTGGCACGTCAGTGTACGGACCTACAAGGCTTCCTTGTTTGCCACAGCTTCGGCGGAGGCACTGGCTCCGGCTTCACATCGTTGCTGGTTGAGCACCTCTCGGCAGAGTATGCGAAGAGGACACTGCTTGGGTTTGCCGTCTACCCTGCTAACAAG GTTTCGACGGGAGTTGTGGAACCCTACAACGGTGTCCTGACTACCCACGCGACTCTGTCGCATTTTGACAGCACGTTCATGGTAGACAACGATGCCCTCTACAGCATAACGAAACGCAACCTGGATATCGACTGTCCCGGCTATACGAATCTCAACAGGCTCGTTGGACAGGTTGTCTCGTCCATAACTTCCTTCCTACGATTCAAGGGAGACGTAAATGCAAACCTATCAGAGTTTCAAACCAACCTGACTCCTTACCCAAGGATGCATTTTCCCCTAGTCAGTTATGCCCCCGTGATATCGGCGGAGAACAAATACCGCGAACACCCATCGGTGCTACAGATTACGAACGCCTGTTTCGAACCAGGAAACCAGCTGATGATGTGTGACCCCACTGACGGCAGGCATATGGCCTGCTGCCTACACTACCAAGGCGATGTTGTTCAGAAAGAGATGAATGACGCCATTTCTGCCCTCAAGACCAGGCGCACCATCAGGTTTGCAGACTGGTGCCAAAAAAGTTTCAAG GCTTGCATCAACAACCAGCCCCACACCGTGGCTCCGGGTAGCCAAATGGCTAAGGCTCATCGTACCGTCTGTGCCATCTCAAATTCTACGGCCATTGCTGAAGCATGGGCCCGTTTGGGCTACAAATTTGACCTAATGTTCGCAAAACGCGCCTTCGTGCACTGGTACATAAACGAAGGCATGGAACAGGAAGAATTCTGTGAGGCTCGGGAAGATTTGGCTGTCCTCGAGAGTGACTATGAGGATATCTGTGTTAATTTCGATGGGGATACTGAGGACAGTGAAGAGTCATAA